A genome region from Cerasicoccus sp. TK19100 includes the following:
- a CDS encoding VOC family protein, translated as MKPPTHIIETCLYAEDVEAAERFYSDVMGLELFSKAEGKFVFYKMAEAMLLIFDPDASDGSQHKLPDHGAKGPGHVCFRVDEAEFPAWREHLASHGVAIESEHVWPSGVRSLYFRDPAGNSLELAPWKLWA; from the coding sequence ATGAAGCCGCCAACGCACATTATCGAGACCTGTCTTTACGCGGAAGATGTCGAAGCTGCCGAGCGATTTTACTCCGACGTGATGGGGCTGGAGTTGTTTAGCAAAGCCGAGGGCAAGTTTGTCTTCTATAAGATGGCTGAGGCAATGCTGCTGATCTTTGACCCCGACGCCAGTGACGGCTCTCAGCACAAGCTGCCCGACCACGGTGCGAAGGGCCCGGGCCATGTCTGCTTTCGAGTGGATGAGGCTGAGTTCCCGGCTTGGCGCGAGCACTTGGCCAGCCACGGCGTGGCGATCGAGTCCGAGCATGTCTGGCCCAGTGGTGTGAGGTCGCTCTATTTTCGCGACCCGGCGGGCAACAGTCTGGAGCTGGCCCCATGGAAGCTGTGGGCCTAG
- a CDS encoding glycogen/starch/alpha-glucan phosphorylase, with protein sequence MPATKKKKATKKAAKATASKSTFAIDTTVEKFKKRIEENLVHELARDTETATPRDWWLATCHALNDRILERYIATQGVHNSNNVRRVYYLSLEYLMGRLMENNLVNCGMFDIAEKALKELGMDLRDISDAEVDMGLGNGGLGRLAACFLDSLATLDYPAVGYGIHYEFGLFRQEFVNGRQNERPDNWLQHGNPWHIVRPEYQVKVPIYGHVEYKANGSGDWAPAWVGAKEIIGVPWDIPIVGYGAQTVNFLRLWESKASTEFDLEAFNRGGYTEAVREKAISETISKVLYPNDATESGKELRLVQQYFFVTCSLHDIIRRFKKKNSDWQDFPKKAAIQLNDTHPAVAVPELMRILIDEEGIDWDEAWGICRACFAYTNHTLLPEALEKWSVPLFEKVLPRHLQIIYEINRRFLEEEVEAKWPGNGRKKMELSIIEEGTPKMIRMAYLAVIGSHTVNGVAALHTELLKQHLFNSFDNLYPGKIQNKTNGITPRRFLKACNPELSELIDDTIGDDWPTDLDKLQGLTKYADDSKFQEKFMKIKRDNKVVLAEIIEKDCGIKVSPDALFDIQIKRLHEYKRQHLQLLHILTRYREILDNPEGDFVPRVILFGAKAAPGYVLAKEIIFAINKVAEKINNDERVGDKLKVVFLPNYRVSLAEKIIPAADLSEQISTAGKEASGTGNMKLALNGALTIGTLDGANVEIGEEVGDDNIFIFGLTVEEVDRLRASGYNSYNYYNSNDKLKSALDWLASDYFTPGDPNALAATRKSLLDGGDPFLVCADYQAFIDTQKKVDEAFRDQKKWAKMAIMNTACVGKFSSDRTIHQYAKEIWSLDAITG encoded by the coding sequence ATGCCCGCTACCAAAAAGAAAAAGGCGACCAAGAAGGCCGCCAAAGCAACTGCGTCTAAGTCCACTTTCGCCATCGATACCACGGTGGAAAAGTTCAAGAAGCGGATCGAGGAAAACCTCGTTCACGAGCTGGCGCGCGACACCGAGACCGCCACACCGCGCGACTGGTGGCTGGCCACGTGCCACGCGCTCAACGACCGCATTCTCGAGCGCTACATCGCCACGCAGGGCGTGCACAACAGTAACAATGTGCGCCGCGTCTATTACCTGTCCCTGGAGTATCTGATGGGCCGCCTGATGGAGAACAACCTCGTCAATTGCGGGATGTTCGATATCGCGGAAAAGGCCCTCAAGGAGCTCGGCATGGACCTGCGCGACATCAGCGATGCCGAGGTCGATATGGGCCTGGGCAACGGTGGCCTCGGCCGCCTCGCCGCGTGCTTCCTGGACTCCCTCGCCACGCTGGACTACCCGGCAGTCGGCTATGGCATCCACTACGAGTTTGGCCTCTTTCGCCAGGAGTTCGTCAACGGTCGCCAGAACGAGCGCCCGGACAACTGGCTGCAGCACGGCAACCCGTGGCACATCGTCCGCCCGGAATACCAGGTGAAGGTGCCGATTTACGGCCACGTCGAATACAAGGCCAACGGCAGCGGTGACTGGGCCCCGGCCTGGGTCGGCGCCAAAGAAATCATCGGTGTGCCGTGGGATATCCCGATCGTCGGCTACGGCGCGCAGACGGTCAACTTCCTGCGCCTGTGGGAATCCAAGGCCTCGACCGAGTTCGACCTGGAAGCCTTTAACCGCGGCGGCTACACCGAGGCGGTTCGCGAAAAGGCGATCAGCGAAACCATCAGCAAGGTGCTTTACCCGAATGACGCCACCGAGTCCGGCAAGGAGCTGCGCCTGGTGCAGCAGTATTTCTTCGTCACCTGCTCGCTGCATGACATCATCCGCCGCTTCAAAAAGAAGAACAGCGACTGGCAAGACTTCCCGAAGAAGGCCGCCATCCAGCTCAACGACACCCACCCCGCCGTGGCCGTCCCCGAGCTGATGCGCATCCTGATCGACGAGGAAGGCATCGACTGGGATGAAGCCTGGGGCATCTGCCGCGCCTGCTTCGCCTACACCAACCACACCCTCCTGCCCGAAGCGCTCGAGAAGTGGTCCGTGCCGCTATTTGAGAAGGTCCTGCCGCGCCATCTACAGATCATTTACGAGATCAACCGCCGCTTCCTGGAAGAGGAAGTCGAGGCCAAGTGGCCGGGCAATGGCCGCAAGAAGATGGAGCTCTCCATCATCGAGGAAGGCACGCCCAAGATGATCCGCATGGCCTACCTGGCCGTCATCGGCAGCCACACGGTCAACGGCGTCGCCGCGCTCCACACCGAGCTGCTCAAGCAGCACCTCTTCAACAGCTTCGACAACCTGTATCCCGGCAAGATTCAGAACAAGACCAACGGCATCACGCCGCGCCGCTTCCTGAAGGCCTGCAACCCGGAGCTCTCCGAACTGATCGACGACACCATCGGCGACGACTGGCCGACTGACCTCGACAAGCTCCAGGGCCTCACCAAGTACGCCGACGACTCGAAGTTCCAAGAGAAATTCATGAAGATCAAGCGGGACAACAAAGTCGTCCTCGCCGAGATCATCGAGAAGGACTGCGGCATTAAGGTCAGCCCCGACGCCCTGTTCGACATCCAGATCAAGCGTCTCCACGAATACAAGCGCCAGCACCTGCAGCTCTTGCACATCCTGACGCGCTACCGGGAAATCCTGGACAATCCGGAAGGCGATTTCGTGCCACGCGTCATCCTCTTCGGTGCCAAGGCCGCCCCGGGCTACGTCCTGGCCAAGGAGATCATTTTTGCGATCAACAAGGTCGCCGAAAAGATCAACAACGACGAGCGCGTCGGCGACAAGCTGAAGGTCGTCTTCCTGCCGAACTACCGCGTGTCGCTGGCCGAGAAAATCATCCCGGCTGCCGACTTGTCCGAGCAAATCTCCACTGCCGGTAAGGAAGCCTCCGGCACTGGCAACATGAAGCTCGCCCTGAACGGCGCGCTGACCATCGGCACGCTCGACGGTGCCAACGTGGAAATCGGTGAGGAAGTCGGCGATGACAACATCTTCATCTTCGGCCTGACGGTGGAAGAAGTCGACCGCCTGCGCGCTAGCGGCTACAACAGCTACAATTACTACAACAGTAACGACAAGCTGAAGTCCGCGCTCGATTGGCTCGCCTCGGATTACTTCACCCCCGGCGATCCCAATGCACTGGCGGCGACCCGCAAGAGCCTGCTCGACGGCGGCGACCCCTTCCTGGTTTGCGCAGACTACCAGGCCTTCATCGACACCCAAAAGAAAGTCGACGAAGCCTTCCGCGACCAAAAGAAGTGGGCCAAGATGGCGATCATGAACACCGCCTGCGTCGGCAAGTTCTCCAGCGACCGCACCATCCACCAATACGCCAAGGAGATCTGGTCCCTTGACGCCATCACCGGCTAA
- a CDS encoding alpha/beta fold hydrolase: MNSPKLSYRYFGGEGKPPLVLLHGLLGSSRNWVSAGKELTNDYEVFALDLRNHGDSPHCDSMDFGDLAADVLRFLDEQDLGKVHLLGHSLGGKVAMRVAMEAAGRLESLVVVDIAPREYAPHHQRDFDAMNSLPLAELESRKDADARMTELVPDWAQRQFLLTNLGRNGDAFAWTVNLRALTKARDTMRQSSIGPDDAFAGPTTFILGGQSRFVLPEDWRIINKHFPKARIEVIDESGHNPHIEKRDAFLAAIERHRDADWGIVV, encoded by the coding sequence GTGAACTCCCCAAAACTATCCTACCGTTACTTTGGCGGCGAAGGCAAACCGCCTCTTGTCCTGTTGCATGGCCTGCTCGGCTCGTCGCGCAACTGGGTGAGCGCGGGCAAGGAGCTGACGAACGACTACGAAGTCTTTGCGCTCGACCTGCGCAATCACGGAGACTCGCCGCATTGCGACTCGATGGACTTCGGTGATCTCGCGGCGGATGTGTTGCGCTTTCTCGACGAGCAGGACTTGGGCAAGGTTCACCTGCTGGGCCACAGCCTTGGCGGGAAGGTTGCCATGCGCGTGGCGATGGAGGCAGCTGGCCGACTGGAAAGCCTCGTCGTCGTGGACATCGCTCCGCGCGAATACGCACCGCACCACCAGCGGGATTTCGACGCCATGAACAGCCTGCCCCTGGCCGAGCTGGAGAGCCGCAAGGACGCCGATGCCCGTATGACCGAGCTGGTGCCCGACTGGGCGCAGCGCCAATTTCTGCTGACCAATCTTGGCCGTAATGGCGACGCCTTCGCGTGGACCGTTAACTTGCGCGCGCTGACCAAGGCGCGTGACACCATGCGCCAAAGTTCGATTGGCCCGGATGACGCCTTTGCCGGGCCGACGACCTTCATCCTCGGTGGTCAGTCGCGCTTCGTGCTGCCCGAGGATTGGCGCATCATCAACAAGCACTTTCCCAAGGCCCGCATCGAGGTGATTGATGAGTCCGGGCACAACCCGCACATCGAAAAGCGCGACGCCTTTTTGGCCGCGATTGAGCGCCACCGGGATGCGGACTGGGGCATCGTCGTATGA
- a CDS encoding acyltransferase family protein, giving the protein MRRHIPNLDGLRAFAILPVLGQHASYGLIGGGFLGVDLFFVLSGFLITGILFDELQNAHAIGYRNFYVRRALRLLPAMVISLLLAAALWPLTFSEGNHFALAATSVVFYFSNFVNPGALGSLESAWSLSLEEQFYLIWPLALALLFAQRKANVRQMMWLLVTVVALVAIGRIVALATFASPEWVYRFTLTRADSLIMGALAALFVRDGFQFKPAFRQIVVMISGVLFFCGVIWCSWQSPIMGNGGFTFSTFVFAAWIIALTQSPPLRPFSNRIFKWIGHRSYGLYIYHLPIFLALEHLRAHDDLANFLWVSLLRFGLTFLVADLSYRYIEQPVLKLKRLFPTLEKGQGRG; this is encoded by the coding sequence ATGAGGCGTCACATCCCTAACTTAGATGGTCTACGGGCATTCGCCATTCTGCCGGTATTGGGGCAACACGCCTCGTATGGCCTGATTGGCGGCGGATTTCTAGGCGTGGATCTCTTTTTCGTCCTGAGCGGCTTTCTGATCACGGGCATCTTGTTTGACGAACTTCAAAATGCTCATGCCATTGGTTATCGTAACTTCTATGTCCGCCGCGCTTTGCGTCTACTTCCAGCAATGGTGATCTCATTATTGCTCGCTGCTGCATTGTGGCCTTTGACCTTTAGTGAAGGTAACCATTTTGCCCTGGCGGCAACCTCAGTCGTATTTTACTTTTCAAATTTCGTTAATCCCGGCGCGCTGGGATCTCTTGAATCGGCTTGGTCGCTTTCCTTGGAAGAGCAATTCTATCTCATTTGGCCGTTGGCGTTGGCGCTGCTTTTTGCTCAGCGCAAAGCAAATGTTCGGCAGATGATGTGGTTGTTGGTTACCGTGGTAGCTTTGGTAGCAATTGGTCGAATAGTCGCGCTAGCGACATTCGCATCGCCCGAATGGGTTTACCGCTTCACCCTGACTAGAGCTGATTCCTTGATTATGGGTGCCCTTGCTGCCCTCTTCGTGAGAGATGGTTTTCAATTCAAACCTGCGTTCAGGCAAATAGTCGTGATGATCAGTGGCGTCCTCTTCTTCTGTGGTGTCATCTGGTGCTCTTGGCAGTCTCCGATCATGGGAAATGGCGGATTTACATTCTCCACGTTTGTTTTTGCGGCATGGATCATCGCATTAACCCAATCACCACCTTTGCGGCCATTTTCAAATAGAATTTTCAAATGGATTGGGCACAGGTCATATGGGCTCTACATTTACCATCTACCAATATTCCTGGCCCTTGAGCACTTACGGGCACACGATGACTTGGCAAATTTCTTATGGGTATCCCTCTTGCGCTTTGGCCTGACATTTCTGGTGGCAGATTTATCGTATCGATATATTGAACAACCGGTTCTTAAGCTTAAAAGGCTATTTCCAACGCTGGAAAAGGGCCAAGGCAGAGGCTAG
- a CDS encoding permease, translated as MLLEQALNTVVFDWFGLDPESRFGGAVHFFLYDTIKIFLLLAVMIFVIGVVRTWLPEHKLKRWMSKGGLWGNVVAAVFGAVTPFCSCSSIPIFISLLKAGAPLGVTFSFLVTSPIINEYLAILMIGEFGLPITIAYVGSGLLVGVFAGALIGRLGLERYLETDMIAGAEDEATERRYTWKSRLKFGVDESVDVIKQIWLWVLVGVGIGAFIHNYVPQEVIQNAIGKTGIFGVPIATILGVPMYGSCAAIVPVAVVLFEKGIPLGTALAFMMAMAALSLPEAIMLRRIIKLPLIAIFFGVTTLAITATGYLLNFLAQFL; from the coding sequence ATGCTGCTAGAGCAGGCGCTCAATACAGTCGTCTTCGATTGGTTCGGACTCGACCCGGAGTCGCGCTTCGGCGGAGCAGTCCATTTCTTCCTGTACGATACGATTAAGATCTTCCTGCTGTTGGCGGTGATGATCTTTGTGATCGGCGTGGTGCGCACCTGGTTGCCCGAGCACAAGCTGAAGCGCTGGATGAGCAAGGGCGGTCTGTGGGGAAACGTGGTGGCGGCGGTCTTTGGTGCAGTCACGCCGTTTTGCTCCTGTTCGTCGATCCCGATTTTTATCAGCCTGCTCAAGGCCGGTGCGCCGCTTGGGGTGACGTTTTCCTTCCTCGTCACCTCGCCGATTATCAATGAGTACCTGGCCATCCTGATGATTGGCGAATTTGGCCTGCCGATTACCATTGCCTACGTGGGCAGCGGCCTGCTGGTGGGCGTTTTTGCCGGGGCCCTCATCGGGCGGCTGGGGCTGGAACGTTATTTGGAAACAGACATGATCGCCGGCGCCGAGGATGAGGCAACCGAGCGCCGCTACACGTGGAAATCGCGGCTCAAATTTGGCGTCGACGAGTCGGTGGACGTGATCAAGCAAATCTGGCTCTGGGTGCTCGTTGGGGTAGGCATCGGCGCGTTTATCCACAACTATGTGCCGCAGGAGGTGATTCAAAACGCCATTGGCAAGACGGGCATCTTCGGTGTGCCGATTGCGACGATCCTCGGCGTGCCAATGTATGGCAGCTGCGCGGCAATTGTGCCGGTGGCCGTGGTGCTTTTTGAGAAGGGCATCCCGTTGGGCACGGCTTTGGCCTTTATGATGGCGATGGCCGCGCTCAGCCTGCCGGAGGCCATCATGCTGCGCCGCATCATCAAGCTCCCGCTGATCGCGATCTTCTTTGGCGTCACGACCCTGGCCATCACCGCCACGGGCTACCTCTTGAATTTCCTGGCGCAGTTTCTCTAA
- a CDS encoding TIGR01458 family HAD-type hydrolase: MVEAGEMSEMFTDCQAVFFDLSGVLYEGEDVFPGALGAVQAALDQDKTVRFVTNTATRSADDILKKLQRLGFPAEADMLFTAPMAARAYVAERNLRPLCIVHPAIEGCFDGLATEDNPDCVILGDAREGLHYESLNRAFRLCMEGAPLIGIGRNKYFSSDGQLMLDAGAFIHALEWAAGVEAVIMGKPGQAFFEQIVASTEFEAAQCLMIGDDVQGDVVGAVNAGLQGCLVRTGKYRPEDEAELPQEAKVIDSIADLS, from the coding sequence ATGGTTGAAGCTGGAGAAATGAGCGAGATGTTCACGGATTGCCAGGCGGTGTTTTTTGACCTCAGTGGGGTGCTCTATGAGGGGGAGGACGTGTTTCCCGGCGCGTTGGGCGCGGTGCAGGCCGCATTGGATCAAGACAAGACCGTGCGCTTTGTTACCAACACCGCCACGCGCAGCGCCGACGATATTTTAAAGAAGCTGCAGCGGCTCGGCTTTCCGGCAGAGGCGGACATGCTCTTCACCGCGCCCATGGCGGCTCGGGCCTACGTAGCCGAACGCAACTTGCGGCCGTTGTGCATTGTCCACCCGGCGATTGAGGGCTGCTTTGACGGGCTCGCTACGGAGGACAATCCGGACTGCGTCATCCTCGGCGATGCGCGTGAGGGCCTGCACTATGAATCGCTCAACCGCGCCTTCCGGCTGTGCATGGAGGGCGCGCCGCTGATCGGCATTGGCCGCAATAAATACTTTAGCAGCGACGGCCAGCTGATGCTCGATGCGGGGGCGTTTATTCATGCGCTGGAGTGGGCGGCGGGTGTCGAGGCGGTCATTATGGGCAAGCCGGGCCAGGCGTTTTTTGAGCAGATTGTGGCGTCAACCGAGTTTGAGGCTGCGCAATGCCTGATGATCGGCGACGACGTGCAGGGCGACGTGGTGGGTGCGGTCAACGCCGGGCTCCAGGGCTGCCTGGTGCGCACTGGAAAATACCGGCCCGAGGACGAGGCTGAGCTGCCGCAAGAGGCGAAGGTTATCGATTCCATCGCGGACTTATCTTAG
- a CDS encoding phytanoyl-CoA dioxygenase family protein produces MLTAEPQTNDLMTADHIRQYWEEGYTVVRGVFSEAELDQMRTACDRWKFTGDLLGRTWRKQNTVIWVDEDADTGTTVRGMQWPSYHDAVMDKFRTDPRMLMIIEPLIGNSIRQIINQVHWKRPGSQTSWALHRDVRSRRPSNAFTDLYTSWVQTGIAIDPHMKENGAMQIVPGSHLDIEHDPEDKSAWMAPQYAEDARIKDMVLEPGDVGLWSAYTVHGGGFNTTKYLDRRLYINGFVKAEKCARGEWAWKDGRTCGLYGEQALVQFEEIEEIRHAFYASELNRKEVIRD; encoded by the coding sequence ATGTTAACCGCTGAACCACAAACCAACGACCTGATGACCGCGGACCACATCCGCCAATACTGGGAGGAGGGCTATACCGTCGTGCGCGGCGTCTTCAGCGAGGCTGAGCTCGACCAAATGCGCACCGCCTGCGATCGCTGGAAATTCACTGGCGATCTGCTCGGCCGCACTTGGCGCAAGCAAAACACCGTGATCTGGGTCGATGAGGACGCCGACACCGGCACCACCGTGCGCGGTATGCAGTGGCCGTCTTACCACGATGCGGTGATGGACAAATTTCGCACCGATCCGCGCATGCTGATGATCATCGAGCCGCTCATTGGCAACAGCATCAGGCAGATCATCAACCAGGTGCACTGGAAGCGCCCGGGCTCGCAGACCAGTTGGGCGCTCCACCGCGACGTGCGCAGCCGCCGCCCGAGCAACGCCTTTACCGATCTCTACACCTCATGGGTGCAGACGGGCATCGCGATCGACCCGCACATGAAGGAGAACGGCGCGATGCAAATCGTCCCGGGCAGCCATCTGGATATCGAGCACGATCCGGAGGACAAGTCAGCCTGGATGGCCCCGCAGTACGCCGAGGATGCGCGCATCAAAGACATGGTCCTGGAGCCGGGCGACGTCGGCCTGTGGTCGGCCTACACCGTGCATGGCGGCGGGTTTAACACCACGAAATACCTGGATCGCCGACTTTACATCAATGGCTTCGTGAAGGCCGAGAAATGCGCGCGCGGCGAGTGGGCTTGGAAGGACGGCCGCACTTGTGGCCTCTACGGCGAGCAGGCCCTGGTGCAATTTGAAGAAATCGAGGAAATCCGCCACGCCTTCTACGCCTCCGAGCTCAACCGCAAAGAAGTCATCCGCGACTGA
- a CDS encoding DUF4019 domain-containing protein, whose amino-acid sequence MRKAHQCLVLLFLAIAATATAHAASTAEVAARKQVDEWLAVVDQGQYGEAWAQCAPFFRLQIPREEFSKSLAQVRDSLGAVEKRELLKIFYATTLPDAPEAHYVIVQFKTKFAGRAEPAIEIVTPMLIDPEGDPVPVIEDPLTAAGQWQVSGYYIQ is encoded by the coding sequence ATGCGTAAGGCCCATCAATGTCTCGTCCTGCTATTCTTAGCCATCGCTGCCACCGCCACCGCCCATGCTGCATCGACGGCGGAGGTCGCCGCGCGTAAGCAGGTGGACGAGTGGCTGGCCGTCGTTGACCAGGGGCAGTATGGTGAAGCCTGGGCGCAGTGTGCGCCGTTTTTCCGCCTGCAGATACCGCGCGAAGAGTTTTCCAAGTCGCTGGCGCAAGTGCGTGATTCGCTGGGAGCCGTGGAGAAGCGTGAGCTGTTGAAAATTTTTTATGCGACTACGCTGCCCGACGCACCCGAGGCGCATTACGTGATCGTTCAGTTTAAGACGAAATTCGCCGGTCGCGCGGAGCCGGCGATTGAGATCGTTACCCCGATGTTGATCGACCCCGAGGGGGACCCGGTGCCGGTGATTGAAGACCCCCTGACGGCGGCTGGCCAGTGGCAGGTGTCGGGCTACTACATCCAGTAG
- a CDS encoding Gfo/Idh/MocA family protein, whose protein sequence is MANPLRIGIIGAGGNTRSKHIPGFQAIDGVEVVTIANRTPESAQRVADEFGVPRISKRWQDVIADDAVDAVCIGTWPYLHAEATIDALAAGKHVLTEARMAMNLDEAKKMIAAAQAKPELVAQIVPAPFTLEYDATIQRLLGELGPIRQVRLVHIGGSAADPTAPLTWRQRSDLSGHNIMTMGILFETAQRWLGQGVDVDWVKADAATAIAERPTASGKGHAPVTIPDTLSFLGRYNTGAQLFGHFSCVDHGFPVWFIDVQCERGGLHFCMNDNKLHLTRAGHAPEAITPDAGTAIGWRVEQDFVDSIRDGKPVSLTSFADGVRYMRFTDMVWEAAMAERE, encoded by the coding sequence ATGGCAAACCCACTACGCATTGGCATCATCGGCGCGGGCGGCAACACCCGCAGCAAGCACATTCCCGGCTTTCAGGCCATCGACGGCGTGGAAGTCGTTACCATCGCCAACCGCACGCCGGAGTCCGCGCAGCGCGTGGCCGACGAGTTTGGCGTCCCCCGCATCAGCAAGCGCTGGCAGGACGTGATCGCGGATGACGCGGTCGACGCCGTCTGCATCGGCACCTGGCCCTATCTCCACGCCGAGGCCACCATCGACGCCCTTGCCGCCGGCAAACACGTGCTCACCGAGGCCCGCATGGCGATGAACCTCGACGAGGCCAAGAAAATGATCGCCGCCGCCCAAGCTAAGCCCGAGCTGGTCGCGCAAATCGTCCCCGCCCCCTTTACCCTGGAATACGACGCCACCATCCAACGTCTGCTGGGTGAGCTCGGCCCCATCCGCCAAGTCCGGCTGGTCCACATTGGCGGCAGCGCAGCCGACCCGACCGCCCCCCTTACCTGGCGGCAGCGCAGCGACCTCTCCGGCCACAACATCATGACCATGGGCATCCTGTTCGAAACCGCGCAACGCTGGCTTGGCCAGGGCGTGGATGTGGACTGGGTCAAGGCCGACGCCGCAACCGCCATTGCCGAGCGCCCCACCGCCTCCGGCAAAGGCCACGCCCCGGTCACCATCCCGGACACCCTCAGCTTCCTGGGTCGCTATAATACCGGTGCCCAGCTGTTCGGCCACTTCTCTTGCGTCGACCACGGCTTCCCGGTGTGGTTCATCGACGTGCAATGCGAGCGCGGCGGCCTACATTTCTGCATGAACGACAACAAGCTACACCTCACCCGGGCCGGCCACGCACCAGAAGCCATCACCCCGGATGCAGGCACAGCCATTGGCTGGCGTGTCGAGCAGGACTTCGTCGACTCCATCCGCGACGGCAAACCCGTGTCCCTCACCAGCTTTGCCGACGGCGTCCGCTACATGCGCTTCACGGACATGGTCTGGGAAGCGGCGATGGCCGAAAGGGAGTAG
- a CDS encoding IclR family transcriptional regulator, producing the protein MNNTLTNGLALLTLVANEARPHGVTELARMADLPKSHVHRLLQSLVEARYLDKDSRGRYMISVGALRLGRELLRNFPIRRLALSEMMRLAVEQMVAFSLAAPFGNEAISIAHFTHDGNLRDSPETLGSVLAAHSSASGKLFLAHLPEDEVDAVLAGIDYEPRGPNTHRDAASLKAELPKIRQQGYSINDRENGPGGSSIAVPIFNPDGAVIAALGASGLAKDLNPRRLDELATVLGEAAGRIETLYQEHLKEEPEYVNR; encoded by the coding sequence ATGAACAACACCTTAACCAACGGCTTGGCCTTGCTGACGCTGGTTGCCAATGAGGCCCGGCCACACGGGGTCACTGAGCTGGCGCGGATGGCGGACTTGCCCAAGAGCCACGTGCACCGGCTGTTGCAGTCGCTGGTGGAGGCGCGGTATTTGGACAAAGATTCCCGCGGGCGCTACATGATCAGCGTCGGCGCACTGCGCTTGGGGCGTGAGCTGCTGCGGAATTTCCCCATTCGCCGCTTGGCGCTGTCGGAGATGATGCGCCTGGCGGTCGAGCAGATGGTCGCTTTTTCGCTGGCCGCGCCGTTTGGCAATGAGGCCATTTCCATCGCGCACTTCACGCATGATGGTAATCTGCGCGACTCGCCGGAGACGCTGGGCTCGGTGCTCGCTGCGCACTCTTCGGCCAGTGGAAAGTTGTTCCTGGCGCATTTGCCAGAGGATGAGGTTGACGCCGTACTGGCAGGCATCGACTACGAGCCACGCGGCCCCAATACTCATCGGGACGCTGCGAGCCTGAAGGCCGAACTGCCCAAAATTCGCCAGCAGGGCTACAGTATCAACGACCGTGAGAATGGCCCCGGCGGTTCCAGTATTGCCGTGCCGATCTTTAACCCCGACGGAGCGGTGATCGCCGCGCTGGGCGCTTCCGGATTGGCGAAAGACTTGAACCCCCGTCGCCTCGATGAGCTGGCCACCGTGTTGGGCGAAGCCGCCGGGCGCATTGAAACCCTTTACCAAGAACACCTTAAGGAGGAACCCGAATATGTTAACCGCTGA